The following proteins come from a genomic window of Salvia hispanica cultivar TCC Black 2014 chromosome 4, UniMelb_Shisp_WGS_1.0, whole genome shotgun sequence:
- the LOC125219715 gene encoding pentatricopeptide repeat-containing protein CRP1, chloroplastic, with the protein MELQHMKLHRPHSLLSLHKFALVLPLFFKFSRKFAKPLSLSSSGSKLTRSEPFNLSRNAVSQHSNFNCQEISWETYNDMLCEMCEEGEVDDAMSLLSQMEALGYRPNSASYSCLVASLGDVGRTLEADAIFQEMVISGGRPKIGLLNLMLRSCLMKGLLDLSDKVLRAIDEMGLERNRRTFEVLIEYYVSAGRLNDTWLVLAEMKRRGYQPNSYVYSKIIEIYRDNGMWKKAMGVVAEIRAMGMVMDRRIYGSIIDTFARYGELGDALEVFEKMQEDCIKPDIKTWNSLIQWHCKFGETDGAVRLFGRMQEQGIYPDPKIFMTIISRLGEQGKWDVIRRIFETMKGKGHRRSGAIYAVLVDIYGQYGKSQNAEDSVMALKLEGVQLDPSMFCVLANAYAQQGLCEQTVKVLQLMEAEGIETNLIMLNVLINSFAVAGRHMEALSVYHHMRESGISPDVVTYSTLMKAFLWAKKFDQVPKIYNEMEASGCSPDRKAREMLKSALLVLEQRQS; encoded by the exons ATGGAATTGCAGCATATGAAGCTTCATAGACCTCACTCTCTCCTAAGTCTCCACAAATTTGCACTCGTTCTTCCCCTCTTCTTCAAATTCAGCCGAAAATTCGCAAAACCCCTCTCATTAAGCTCTTCGGGAAGCAAATTAACGAGATCAGAGCCGTTTAATTTATCACGGAATGCTGTTTCCCAGCATTCGAATTTCAATTGTCAGGAGATTTCATGGGAAACCTACAACGATATGCTGTGCGAAATGTGCGAGGAAGGAGAAGTCGACGACGCCATGTCTCTGCTCTCTCAGATGGAGGCGCTGGGTTATCGTCCCAATTCGGCGTCGTATTCGTGTTTGGTTGCTAGCCTAGGAGATGTCGGGAGGACGTTGGAGGCGGACGCGATATTCCAGGAAATGGTTATCTCAGGAGGTAGGCCGAAGATCGGGCTGTTGAATTTGATGCTCAGAAGCTGTTTGATGAAAGGCCTTTTAGATTTGTCTGACAAAGTTCTGCGCGCGATTGATGAAATGGGATTGGAGAGGAATCGTAGGACGTTCGAGGTCTTGATCGAATACTATGTCAGTGCAGGGCGGTTGAACGATACGTGGCTGGTGCTTGCTGAGATGAAGAGGAGAGGGTACCAGCCGAATTCGTATGTGTATAGTAagattattgaaatttatagGGATAACGGGATGTGGAAGAAGGCGATGGGGGTTGTGGCGGAGATACGGGCGATGGGGATGGTGATGGATAGGAGGATATATGGTAGCATCATTGACACTTTTGCGAGATACGGTGAGTTGGGAGATGCTTTGGAAGTGTTTGAGAAGATGCAAGAAGATTGCATAAAGCCGGATATAAAGACGTGGAATTCTTTGATCCAATGGCATTGTAAATTCGGAGAGACTGATGGTGCTGTGAGGTTGTTTGGTAGGATGCAGGAACAGGGGATTTATCCTGACCCGAAGATTTTCATGACGATCATCTCCCGTTTGGGGGAGCAGGGTAAGTGGGATGTGATAAGAAGGATTTTCGAAACTATGAAGGGGAAAGGACACCGGAGGAGTGGGGCCATCTACGCGGTTCTTGTTGATATATACGGGCAGTATGGAAAATCCCAAAATGCTGAGGATAGTGTAATGGCACTGAAATTGGAAGGTGTTCAGCTTGATCCTAGCATGTTTTGTGTTCTGGCAAATGCTTATGCTCAGCAG GGATTATGCGAACAAACTGTCAAGGTACTGCAGCTCATGGAGGCGGAGGGAATTGAAACGAACCTAATAATGCTGAACGTTTTGATCAACTCGTTTGCAGTTGCTGGACGGCATATGGAAGCGCTGTCGGTCTACCACCACATGAGAGAGAGT GGTATCAGCCCTGATGTTGTGACATATAGTACTCTAATGAAAGCCTTTTTGTGGGCCAAGAAATTTGATCAG GTCCCAAAGATATACAATGAAATGGAGGCTTCAGGATGCTCACCAGATAGAAAAGCCCGCGAAATGCTGAAATCGGCTCTGCTTGTTCTCGAACAAAGACAATCATAG
- the LOC125219516 gene encoding uncharacterized protein LOC125219516 produces MAASSSYTISLNTNTSNLLHPQFLQKSSFQGVSVQEGKRGVFNPLVLEGIGSVTSVKRRGFEVNARAGTAKNIEVEVDKPLGLTLGQKQGGGVVITAVENGGNAARAGLKAGDQVLYTSSFFGDELWPADKLGFTKTAIQAKPDSVYFVVSRGAEVDVKRLPKRPAPPAFGRKLTDSQKARATHICLDCGYIYTLSKPFDDQPDEYACPQCRAPKKRFARYDVETGKAVGGGANLPIGVIIGLLVGVGGVGALLVYGLQ; encoded by the exons ATGGCTGCTTCCTCTTCCTACACAATCTCTCTCAACACCAACACTTCCAATCTCTTGCACCCTCAATTTCTTCAG AAAAGCAGTTTCCAAGGAGTGTCAGTTCAAGAAGGGAAAAGGGGTGTGTTCAATCCACTTGTTTTGGAGGGAATTGGGAGTGTGACAAGTGTGAAAAGGAGAGGGTTTGAGGTAAATGCAAGAGCTGGAACTGCCAAGAATATTGAGGTTGAAGTTGATAAGCCATTGGGATTGACTCTAGGCCAAAAGCAAGGTGGTGGAGTTGTCATCACT GCTGTCGAAAATGGAGGGAATGCAGCACGAGCCGGGCTCAAGGCTGGGGACCAAGTGCTCTACACAAGCAGCTTCTTCGGTGATGAGCTTTGGCCTGCTGATAAGCTTGGATTTACCAAAACTGCCATTCAGGCTAAGCCTGATtctgtttattttgttgtcagcag AGGGGCCGAAGTTGATGTGAAAAGGCTACCTAAGCGTCCCGCTCCACCTGCATTTGGGAGGAAACTAACCGATTCGCAAAAG GCTCGTGCTACTCACATTTGCCTCGATTGCGGTTACATTTACACCCTTTCAAAGCCCTTCGATGATCAA CCGGACGAGTACGCATGCCCGCAGTGCAGAGCACCAAAGAAGAGGTTTGCAAGGTATGATGTGGAGACAGGGAAGGCTGTTGGTGGAGGTGCAAATTTACCCATTGGAGtcatcataggccttcttgtTGGTGTTGGTGGTGTTGGAGCTTTGCTTGTGTATGGCCTTCAGTAA
- the LOC125185451 gene encoding late embryogenesis abundant protein At5g17165-like gives MAANLHRTRVLENLGKRLAAGQIRSRDSVAVSQLHRRSVQASAYDKNPEENVNSTVVPDNVIPPQPDEYWAPHPKTGVFGPATDENPGPGRGVEDSSDGGSVLEEKAFFRPLEDLEKPPVQP, from the exons ATGGCCGCTAATTTGCATCGCACTCGTGTACTGGAGAATTTGGGGAAAAGGTTAGCTGCTGGCCAGATCCGCTCTCGCGATTCCGTCGCCGTTTCTCAGCTCCACCGCAG GAGTGTGCAAGCTTCAGCATATGACAAGAACCCGGAGGAGAATGTGAACTCGACTGTGGTCCCAGACAATGTGATCCCGCCTCAGCCAGACGAGTACTGGGCTCCTCACCCTAAGACAGGGGTGTTCGGGCCCGCAACGGATGAGAACCCGGGACCGGGCCGCGGCGTTGAAGATTCATCTGACGGGGGCTCGGTGTTGGAGGAGAAGGCATTCTTCCGCCCTCTCGAGGACCTGGAAAAGCCTCCCGTCCAGCCTTGA